One Thermoanaerobacter pseudethanolicus ATCC 33223 DNA window includes the following coding sequences:
- the buk gene encoding butyrate kinase — translation MLKVLVINPGSTSTKVALYEEEREIVKTEIAHDIEALKKYKSIIEQFDLRLNAINDWIEQNNINLKEIFAIVVRGGLIKPVQSGTYLVNDIMLEDLRKGVGGEHASNLGGLIGRAIGDKYNIPVYTLDPVAVDEMEDVARISGLPELPRKSQSHALNIKACVHRYARENSINEENLNLVVAHMGGGISVAAIKGGKIVDVNNANQMGPFSPERTGSLPSMKVVDLCYSGKYSFDEMKKKVVGMGGMVAHLRTNDAKEIERRIQNGDKKAKLVFEAMAYQIAKEIGRMAAVLKGDVKSIILTGGLAYSKRLIEIIIDMTSFIAPITLYPGGDEMEALRDGALRVLRNIEKPKIYS, via the coding sequence CTGTTGAAAGTTTTAGTTATCAATCCGGGTTCTACTTCTACTAAAGTGGCGTTGTATGAAGAGGAAAGAGAAATTGTAAAAACAGAGATTGCCCACGACATTGAAGCGCTTAAAAAATATAAGAGTATCATTGAGCAATTTGATTTAAGGTTAAATGCTATAAATGATTGGATAGAGCAAAACAACATAAACTTGAAAGAAATATTTGCAATTGTGGTAAGAGGTGGACTTATAAAGCCGGTCCAAAGTGGTACTTATCTTGTAAACGATATTATGCTTGAGGATTTGAGAAAGGGAGTTGGAGGTGAACATGCTTCAAATCTCGGTGGACTAATTGGAAGAGCTATAGGAGATAAGTATAATATTCCCGTTTATACATTAGATCCTGTAGCTGTTGATGAAATGGAAGATGTTGCAAGAATTTCTGGCCTTCCTGAACTTCCAAGAAAAAGCCAATCTCATGCTTTAAACATAAAAGCGTGTGTTCATCGATATGCAAGGGAAAATAGCATTAATGAGGAGAATTTAAATCTTGTTGTTGCTCATATGGGAGGAGGTATTTCAGTAGCGGCGATAAAGGGAGGAAAAATTGTAGATGTAAATAATGCAAATCAAATGGGGCCCTTTTCTCCTGAGAGGACAGGCAGCCTGCCATCGATGAAAGTTGTTGACCTTTGTTATTCTGGTAAATACAGTTTTGATGAGATGAAGAAAAAAGTTGTAGGTATGGGTGGAATGGTAGCCCATCTTAGGACAAATGATGCGAAAGAAATAGAAAGACGCATACAAAATGGTGATAAAAAAGCTAAATTAGTTTTTGAAGCTATGGCTTATCAAATTGCAAAGGAAATTGGCAGAATGGCGGCAGTATTAAAGGGGGACGTAAAATCAATTATTTTAACTGGTGGACTTGCTTATTCTAAACGACTAATAGAGATAATCATTGATATGACCAGCTTTATTGCACCGATAACTCTTTATCCAGGGGGAGATGAAATGGAAGCCTTAAGAGATGGTGCATTAAGGGTTTTAAGAAATATTGAAAAGCCCAAGATTTATAGCTGA
- the ptb gene encoding phosphate butyryltransferase, with protein sequence MRTFEEMYNYVKDLPPKTIAVAQAADEDVLEAIKEAHERGIVKAILVGDKEKIERIASSILMPLKEHEIIDTKNNLEACREAVKIVSEGKADILMKGLVQTAEILRVVLDKEIGLRTGRTLSHVAVFESPYNRLILLTDAAMNIAPDLKVKIDIILNAVDVARQIGIDAPRVAVLGAVETVNPDMQATLDAAILSKMSERGQIKGAIIDGPLALDNALSVEAARHKGIISPVAGNADILLVPDIEAGNMLYKAITYIAERRIAGIIMGAKRPIVLTSRADSSEAKFNSIMLASLASNV encoded by the coding sequence ATGAGAACATTTGAAGAAATGTATAACTATGTAAAAGATTTACCGCCTAAAACAATAGCAGTAGCGCAGGCAGCCGATGAAGATGTATTGGAAGCGATTAAAGAAGCTCATGAAAGAGGCATAGTAAAAGCCATATTAGTTGGTGATAAAGAAAAAATAGAAAGGATAGCATCTTCAATATTAATGCCTTTAAAAGAGCACGAAATAATAGATACAAAAAATAACTTAGAAGCTTGTCGCGAAGCTGTAAAGATTGTGAGTGAAGGCAAAGCGGACATATTGATGAAAGGCCTTGTACAGACGGCGGAGATATTAAGGGTTGTTTTAGATAAGGAAATTGGTCTTCGAACTGGTAGAACGTTAAGCCATGTGGCTGTTTTTGAGTCTCCTTATAACAGGCTTATACTTTTGACAGATGCGGCAATGAACATTGCCCCTGATTTGAAAGTGAAAATAGACATAATTTTAAATGCAGTAGACGTTGCAAGGCAAATTGGAATTGATGCTCCAAGGGTTGCAGTTTTAGGAGCTGTCGAAACAGTTAATCCTGATATGCAAGCTACATTAGATGCAGCAATACTTTCAAAAATGAGTGAAAGAGGTCAAATCAAAGGGGCTATAATAGATGGGCCGTTGGCTCTTGATAATGCTTTATCAGTAGAAGCAGCGCGGCATAAAGGGATAATAAGCCCTGTTGCAGGTAATGCTGACATTCTTTTAGTTCCAGATATTGAAGCTGGTAATATGCTGTATAAAGCTATAACCTATATAGCAGAAAGAAGGATAGCAGGGATAATAATGGGGGCAAAAAGGCCGATTGTCTTGACTTCAAGGGCAGACTCCAGTGAAGCTAAATTTAACTCTATAATGTTGGCATCTCTTGCTTCTAATGTTTGA
- a CDS encoding Glu/Leu/Phe/Val family dehydrogenase, whose amino-acid sequence MKIFDIMETKDYENVILCHDKTSGLKAIIAIHDTTLGPALGGCRMWTYDSEEDAINDALRLARGMTYKNAAAGLNLGGGKTVVIGNPRKDKSEALFRSLGRYIESLKGRYITAEDVGTNLKDMEYIRYETKYVAGLAETSGDPSPFTAYGVFRGIQAACEEVFGTSDLKGLRIAIQGVGNVGYNLAKYLYGAGAKLIVTDIFEDNVKRVVEEVKAEYVKPDEIYGVECDIFAPCALGAIINDETIPQLKCKIVAGSANNQLKEERHGDILQEKGILYVPDYIINAGGVINVADELNPSGYNRDRAMRKVSMIFDTVKKVIQKSKEENIPTYVAADRVAEERIKTIAAVKDNYIVK is encoded by the coding sequence ATGAAAATATTTGACATAATGGAAACTAAAGATTATGAAAATGTGATTTTATGCCATGACAAGACTTCAGGTCTTAAGGCGATAATTGCAATTCATGACACAACTTTAGGTCCTGCTTTAGGCGGATGTAGGATGTGGACTTATGACTCAGAAGAGGATGCAATAAACGATGCATTAAGGCTTGCAAGGGGAATGACTTACAAAAATGCTGCTGCTGGTTTAAACTTAGGTGGTGGCAAAACAGTTGTAATTGGAAATCCGAGAAAAGACAAATCAGAAGCATTGTTTAGAAGTCTTGGAAGGTATATAGAGTCCCTTAAAGGAAGATATATAACTGCTGAGGACGTGGGAACAAACTTAAAAGATATGGAATATATACGTTATGAGACAAAATACGTTGCAGGGCTGGCTGAAACCAGCGGGGATCCATCTCCTTTTACAGCCTATGGCGTATTTAGAGGAATACAGGCAGCTTGTGAAGAAGTTTTTGGGACTTCAGATCTTAAAGGTTTGAGAATTGCAATACAAGGAGTAGGAAATGTAGGATACAATTTAGCAAAGTATCTATATGGAGCAGGGGCAAAGTTAATTGTAACAGACATATTTGAGGACAATGTAAAAAGAGTAGTGGAAGAAGTCAAAGCCGAATATGTAAAGCCAGATGAGATATACGGGGTAGAATGTGATATATTTGCCCCTTGTGCCTTAGGAGCGATAATAAACGATGAAACGATTCCACAGCTTAAGTGCAAGATAGTAGCAGGTTCAGCTAATAACCAGTTAAAAGAAGAGAGGCATGGGGATATATTACAAGAGAAAGGGATCCTCTATGTACCAGATTATATCATAAATGCGGGTGGAGTTATAAATGTAGCTGATGAGCTCAATCCTTCTGGTTATAACAGAGATAGGGCTATGAGAAAGGTTTCAATGATATTTGATACAGTGAAAAAGGTGATACAGAAGTCCAAAGAAGAGAACATTCCGACATATGTTGCAGCTGACAGAGTTGCGGAAGAGAGGATAAAAACTATTGCTGCCGTAAAAGACAATTATATTGTTAAATAA
- the buk gene encoding butyrate kinase: MVLFLILVINPGSTSTKVAVFRDKEPVFTETLRHSTEELSKYKSIIDQFEFRTQAILNMLKEKGISLSEIDAIVGRGGLLKPIESGTYIVNEKMIEDLKKAERGEHASNLGGIIAYTLAKEHNIPAYIVDPVVVDELEDIARITGMPEIEKSSIFHALNQKAIARRLAADLNKKYEEVNLIIAHLGGGISIGAHKHGRVVDVNDALNGEGPFSPERAGGLPVLDLVKLCYSGKYTYQEMKKKLIGQGGIVAHLGTNDVREVYKKIEEGDKKAELVLEAMAYQTAKEIGAMAVVLKGHVDAIGITGGIAYNEDFVKRISERVKFIAPVYVYPGEDEMLALAQGAYRVLSGEEKAKMYS, translated from the coding sequence ATTGTTTTGTTTTTGATTCTCGTAATAAATCCCGGTTCTACATCTACAAAAGTTGCCGTGTTTAGAGACAAAGAGCCGGTTTTTACTGAGACTTTGAGACACAGTACTGAAGAACTTAGCAAATACAAAAGTATTATTGACCAGTTTGAATTTAGAACTCAGGCGATTTTAAATATGTTAAAAGAAAAAGGCATTTCTCTTTCAGAAATTGATGCAATAGTAGGGAGAGGCGGACTTTTAAAGCCAATAGAAAGTGGAACTTATATTGTAAATGAAAAAATGATAGAGGATTTAAAGAAGGCTGAAAGAGGAGAACATGCTTCCAATTTAGGGGGTATAATTGCTTATACTTTAGCTAAAGAACACAATATTCCAGCTTATATAGTAGACCCTGTAGTAGTAGATGAATTAGAGGATATAGCAAGAATAACAGGAATGCCTGAGATTGAAAAATCTAGTATATTCCATGCTTTAAATCAAAAAGCAATTGCTCGCCGTTTAGCTGCTGATTTAAACAAAAAATACGAAGAAGTAAATTTAATTATTGCTCATTTAGGTGGCGGTATATCTATTGGGGCTCATAAACACGGCAGAGTAGTAGATGTAAATGATGCTTTAAATGGGGAAGGGCCTTTTTCTCCAGAAAGAGCGGGAGGACTTCCTGTACTTGACTTAGTAAAATTATGTTATAGTGGTAAATACACCTATCAGGAGATGAAAAAGAAGTTAATAGGACAAGGGGGAATAGTGGCACATTTAGGCACTAACGATGTAAGAGAAGTTTATAAAAAAATTGAAGAAGGAGATAAAAAAGCAGAATTGGTCTTAGAAGCTATGGCCTATCAGACAGCTAAGGAAATTGGAGCGATGGCAGTGGTTTTAAAAGGCCATGTAGATGCAATAGGAATTACAGGTGGAATAGCGTATAACGAGGATTTTGTAAAAAGGATAAGTGAAAGGGTAAAATTTATAGCTCCTGTTTATGTATATCCTGGTGAGGATGAGATGTTAGCTTTGGCGCAGGGGGCATATCGGGTGCTTAGCGGTGAAGAAAAAGCTAAAATGTATAGTTAA
- a CDS encoding 4Fe-4S binding protein yields the protein MAKVIFNEELCKGCELCVNACPKNIIEMDLSKINVKGYHPATVKPENMDKCIGCAFCAMMCPDTVITVIK from the coding sequence GTGGCAAAAGTTATTTTTAATGAAGAGTTATGTAAAGGTTGCGAATTGTGTGTTAATGCCTGTCCTAAAAATATTATTGAGATGGATTTAAGTAAAATAAATGTGAAAGGATATCATCCTGCTACTGTTAAGCCTGAAAATATGGACAAATGTATAGGTTGTGCATTTTGCGCGATGATGTGTCCTGATACTGTTATAACAGTTATAAAATAA
- a CDS encoding 3-methyl-2-oxobutanoate dehydrogenase subunit VorB, translating into MAKVLMKGNEALAEAAIQAGCRHYFGYPITPQNEVTAYMAKRMPEVGGVFLQAESEVSAINMVYGAGGAGARVMTSTSSPGLSLMQEGISYLAGAQIPCVIVNIMRGGPGLGDIQGAQGDYFQSTKGGGHGDYRLIVLAPSTIQEMADLVQEAFDIADEYRNPVVILGDGMLGQMMEPVDFDNIQKKTRNIPEKMWATTGRGNREHRNIINSLYIDPPVLEKYNYELFEKYAKAEKNEVRYEMINCEDADIILVAYGTIARVAKNVMNIARREGYKVGLIRPISLWPFPKEPFEKTVNTAKAYLTVEMSMGQMVEDVKLAVQFKKPVYFYGRPGGMIPEPAVMLEQIKKIAGGVK; encoded by the coding sequence ATGGCTAAGGTATTAATGAAAGGTAATGAGGCGTTAGCGGAAGCAGCTATTCAAGCTGGGTGTAGACATTACTTTGGTTATCCTATAACACCTCAAAATGAGGTTACGGCTTACATGGCAAAAAGAATGCCAGAGGTAGGTGGCGTATTTTTACAAGCAGAAAGTGAAGTTTCTGCTATAAATATGGTATATGGGGCAGGTGGAGCAGGAGCTCGTGTTATGACTTCCACCAGCAGCCCTGGTTTGAGTCTTATGCAAGAGGGTATCTCATATCTTGCAGGTGCTCAAATACCTTGTGTAATTGTGAATATAATGAGGGGTGGCCCAGGATTAGGGGATATTCAAGGAGCTCAAGGAGATTACTTTCAATCTACAAAAGGAGGAGGCCATGGAGATTATAGATTGATTGTCCTTGCTCCTTCTACAATCCAAGAAATGGCAGATTTAGTCCAAGAAGCTTTTGACATTGCAGATGAATATCGAAACCCTGTTGTAATATTAGGGGATGGAATGTTAGGTCAAATGATGGAGCCGGTAGATTTTGATAATATTCAGAAAAAGACAAGGAATATTCCTGAAAAAATGTGGGCTACTACAGGCAGAGGAAATAGAGAGCATAGAAACATAATCAACTCTTTATATATCGATCCACCTGTATTAGAGAAATATAATTATGAATTATTTGAAAAATATGCAAAGGCTGAAAAGAATGAAGTTAGATATGAAATGATAAATTGCGAAGATGCGGATATTATTTTAGTTGCTTATGGTACTATTGCCCGCGTAGCAAAGAATGTAATGAATATTGCAAGAAGAGAAGGGTATAAAGTAGGATTAATAAGACCAATTTCTCTATGGCCTTTCCCGAAAGAGCCTTTCGAAAAGACAGTTAATACCGCAAAAGCTTATTTGACTGTAGAAATGAGCATGGGACAAATGGTAGAAGATGTAAAACTTGCAGTACAATTCAAAAAACCGGTCTATTTCTACGGAAGGCCGGGTGGTATGATACCAGAACCAGCTGTGATGCTAGAACAAATTAAGAAAATAGCAGGGGGTGTGAAATAA